The Thermosynechococcus sp. genome has a segment encoding these proteins:
- the pds gene encoding 15-cis-phytoene desaturase, translating into MRVAIAGGGLAGLACAKYLVDAGHTPIVFERANVLGGLVAAWQDADGDWVETGLHAFFGAYPNMLQLLEELGISDRLQWKRHALIFNQPEKPGVLSWFDVPDIPSPFNVLLSILRNNDMLTWEQKFRFALGLWPAIVRGQKYVEAMDQYTLLEWLRRQGIDERVNSDIFIAASKALTFLNPDEVSATIPLTAMNRFLRERYGSKIAFLDGAPPERLCQPIVDYVTARGGEVHTNVALREIVLKEDLSVQSFVMADRQGQQRFEVTADAYVSAMSVDAIKLLLPKPWQDLPFFQKLNGLEGVPVINVQIWFDRKLPTVDHLLFSRSPLLSVYADMSETCKGYADPDKSMLELVLAPAAEWIGRSDEDIIEATLAELAKLFPNHLPEPAKVLKTAVVKTPRSVYKATPGRQAFRPDQATPIPNFFLSGSYTLQPYLGSMEGAVLSGKLTAQAIAKRLAESNAPQPPQPSTQTVANAATA; encoded by the coding sequence ATGCGAGTTGCAATTGCCGGTGGTGGCTTAGCGGGCTTAGCCTGTGCCAAGTATCTAGTGGATGCAGGACATACCCCGATTGTGTTTGAGCGTGCCAATGTTCTTGGTGGCTTGGTGGCGGCATGGCAGGATGCCGATGGCGATTGGGTAGAAACAGGCTTGCACGCCTTCTTTGGCGCCTACCCCAATATGCTGCAACTCCTAGAGGAATTGGGGATTAGCGATCGCCTGCAATGGAAACGCCATGCCCTGATTTTTAACCAACCGGAAAAGCCAGGGGTGCTCTCGTGGTTTGATGTCCCGGATATTCCTTCCCCTTTTAATGTGCTGCTCTCCATTTTGCGCAACAACGATATGCTGACGTGGGAGCAGAAGTTCCGCTTTGCCTTGGGGCTGTGGCCAGCGATTGTGCGCGGCCAAAAATACGTCGAGGCAATGGATCAGTACACCCTTCTAGAGTGGCTACGGCGCCAAGGGATCGATGAGCGGGTAAACTCCGACATTTTTATTGCAGCTTCCAAGGCCCTCACCTTCCTGAACCCCGATGAAGTTTCAGCCACGATTCCCCTGACGGCGATGAACCGCTTCCTGCGGGAGCGCTATGGCTCAAAAATTGCTTTCTTGGATGGGGCCCCCCCGGAGCGGTTGTGTCAGCCCATTGTGGATTACGTGACAGCACGGGGCGGCGAAGTCCATACCAATGTTGCTCTGCGGGAAATTGTTCTCAAGGAGGACCTTTCGGTGCAGAGTTTTGTGATGGCCGATCGCCAGGGACAACAGCGCTTTGAAGTGACTGCCGATGCCTATGTGTCGGCAATGTCGGTGGATGCGATTAAACTCTTGCTGCCGAAGCCGTGGCAAGACCTGCCCTTTTTCCAGAAGCTGAATGGCCTTGAGGGCGTCCCTGTGATTAACGTCCAAATCTGGTTTGATCGCAAATTGCCTACGGTGGATCACCTGCTCTTCTCGCGATCGCCCCTGCTGAGTGTTTATGCCGATATGAGCGAAACCTGCAAGGGCTATGCTGATCCCGACAAGTCAATGCTAGAGCTGGTATTGGCGCCTGCCGCGGAGTGGATTGGTCGCAGTGATGAGGACATTATTGAGGCGACTCTTGCGGAACTGGCCAAGCTCTTCCCCAATCACCTACCGGAACCTGCTAAAGTGCTGAAAACAGCGGTGGTAAAAACCCCCCGCTCAGTCTATAAAGCCACCCCCGGTCGCCAAGCCTTTCGCCCGGATCAGGCCACGCCCATTCCTAACTTCTTCCTATCGGGGAGCTATACCCTGCAGCCCTACCTAGGGAGTATGGAAGGTGCCGTACTTTCTGGTAAGCTGACAGCGCAGGCGATCGCGAAGCGGCTCGCAGAGAGCAACGCCCCCCAGCCCCCCCAACCCTCTACTCAGACTGTCGCCAATGCTGCAACTGCCTAG
- a CDS encoding bifunctional riboflavin kinase/FAD synthetase, with amino-acid sequence MHTPTAIALGNFDGVHRGHQEVIRTLLEAAPPDCYPSVITFSPHPQAFFTGEERLLLTPEAEKRALLNQYGIEQVIVLPFTQALAQLSPLEFVEQILVQQLQAKVLSVGFNFGFGRGRSGKAEDLRTLCAAFGIAVHIVPPCCWGSDRVSSSAVRAALAAGDVALARELLGRAYTLTGTVTQGEQLGRQLGFPTANVALPPEKLLPRYGVYACRVSGAALPREQVGVVNIGVRPTVRGQEVRTEVHLLHWQGNLYNQEITLHLEAFIRPELRFSSLAALQAQIAADCQVAADLLERVVSYA; translated from the coding sequence TTGCACACTCCGACGGCGATCGCCCTGGGCAACTTTGACGGTGTCCATCGAGGGCATCAAGAGGTTATCCGTACTCTCCTTGAGGCAGCCCCTCCCGACTGTTACCCTTCAGTGATTACGTTTTCGCCCCATCCCCAAGCATTTTTTACGGGAGAAGAGCGACTGCTGCTGACCCCAGAGGCCGAAAAACGTGCCCTTTTGAACCAGTATGGCATTGAGCAGGTGATTGTCCTGCCCTTTACCCAGGCCCTGGCCCAACTCTCCCCTTTAGAGTTTGTTGAGCAGATCTTGGTACAGCAGTTGCAGGCCAAGGTCTTGAGTGTTGGTTTTAATTTTGGCTTTGGGCGGGGGCGATCGGGGAAAGCGGAAGATTTGCGCACCCTCTGTGCTGCCTTTGGCATTGCGGTGCATATTGTGCCCCCCTGTTGTTGGGGGAGCGATCGCGTGAGTAGTTCAGCCGTACGAGCCGCCCTTGCCGCGGGAGATGTGGCTTTGGCACGGGAGCTGTTGGGACGCGCCTATACCTTAACAGGCACCGTAACTCAAGGGGAACAGTTGGGCCGTCAGTTGGGATTTCCTACGGCCAATGTAGCCCTCCCGCCCGAAAAATTATTGCCGCGCTACGGTGTCTATGCCTGCCGTGTCAGCGGGGCAGCTCTCCCCAGGGAGCAGGTGGGGGTAGTGAATATCGGTGTGCGACCCACAGTGAGGGGGCAGGAGGTCAGGACGGAAGTGCACCTATTGCACTGGCAGGGAAATCTCTACAACCAAGAGATCACGCTCCACCTGGAGGCATTTATTCGTCCTGAGCTCAGATTTTCCAGTTTGGCTGCCCTACAGGCGCAAATTGCTGCCGATTGCCAAGTAGCGGCTGATCTCTTAGAACGAGTAGTCTCCTATGCGTGA
- a CDS encoding MoxR family ATPase — translation MREPLQRLVNNLGQVMVGKEAAIELLLVGLLAGGHVLLEDVPGVGKTLLAKALARSLAGTFQRIQATPDLLPTDLSGTNIWNPKTAEFEFRPGPVFCNILLVDEINRATPRTQSALLEVMEEYQVTIDGVTYPLPQPFFVIATQNPVEYQGTFPLPEAQLDRFALCFRLGYPTEAEELQMLQRVQGGLEVNQLEACLSLAEIQQLRQQVLQVRVDSVLQKYILALVRASRDSDCITLGVSPRGTVMLQRTAQALAFLNGRDYVLPDDVKQLAPHVLAHRLMTAAGRSGRACVAELLETVAVP, via the coding sequence ATGCGTGAACCCCTACAGCGACTGGTGAATAACCTTGGACAGGTAATGGTGGGCAAAGAAGCAGCCATTGAACTGCTGTTGGTGGGATTGCTGGCGGGGGGGCACGTCTTGCTGGAGGATGTGCCAGGGGTGGGCAAAACCCTCTTAGCCAAAGCCCTGGCGCGATCGCTGGCGGGCACCTTTCAGCGCATCCAAGCCACCCCCGATCTCCTGCCCACCGATCTATCGGGCACCAATATCTGGAATCCCAAAACAGCGGAGTTTGAGTTTCGCCCAGGTCCTGTGTTCTGCAATATCCTGCTGGTGGATGAAATTAACCGTGCTACGCCGCGGACCCAATCAGCACTTCTAGAGGTGATGGAAGAGTACCAAGTCACCATTGATGGTGTCACCTACCCCCTGCCTCAGCCTTTTTTCGTCATTGCCACCCAAAACCCGGTGGAGTACCAAGGCACATTTCCACTGCCGGAGGCGCAGTTGGATCGTTTTGCCCTCTGTTTTCGTTTGGGCTACCCCACCGAGGCAGAGGAGCTCCAAATGCTGCAACGGGTGCAGGGGGGCCTAGAGGTCAATCAACTGGAAGCGTGCCTGAGCTTGGCGGAGATTCAACAGTTGCGGCAGCAGGTGTTACAGGTGCGGGTAGATTCTGTCTTGCAAAAGTATATTTTGGCCCTTGTGCGGGCAAGCCGCGACAGCGATTGCATTACCTTGGGGGTCAGTCCTCGCGGTACCGTGATGCTTCAGCGCACAGCGCAGGCCTTGGCTTTCCTAAATGGTCGTGACTACGTCCTCCCCGATGATGTGAAGCAATTGGCTCCCCATGTCTTGGCCCATCGTTTGATGACAGCGGCAGGGCGCTCAGGGCGTGCCTGTGTGGCAGAATTGTTGGAAACGGTAGCGGTTCCCTAG
- a CDS encoding phosphoribosyltransferase → MADLYVDWEEYHRTIEQLAIAIYESGWQFNQILCLARGGLRVGDILSRLFKQPLAILAVSAYGGVNNQERGRITFARDLTMTTATLGSHVLLVDDLVDSGLSLQKTLRWLEVKYGFAVEEVRTAVLWYKAASCLRPDYYVHYLPENPWIHQPFERYEQLTAADLAQALTPCP, encoded by the coding sequence ATGGCAGATTTGTACGTGGATTGGGAAGAGTATCATCGTACGATTGAACAGCTGGCGATCGCCATCTATGAGTCAGGATGGCAGTTCAATCAAATCCTCTGCTTGGCTAGGGGTGGCCTGCGGGTGGGGGACATTCTCAGCCGCCTATTTAAGCAACCCCTGGCAATTCTGGCGGTATCCGCCTATGGCGGTGTCAATAATCAAGAGCGGGGTCGCATTACCTTTGCGCGGGACTTAACGATGACCACCGCTACCCTGGGCAGCCATGTCCTTTTGGTGGATGATTTGGTGGACTCTGGTCTTTCATTGCAAAAAACCCTGCGCTGGCTGGAGGTTAAATATGGTTTTGCCGTGGAGGAAGTGCGCACCGCTGTCCTCTGGTACAAAGCAGCCTCTTGCCTTCGTCCAGACTACTACGTTCATTACCTGCCCGAAAATCCTTGGATCCATCAACCCTTTGAACGCTACGAACAACTGACAGCCGCCGATCTTGCTCAAGCGCTAACCCCCTGTCCATGA
- the apcD gene encoding allophycocyanin subunit alpha-B has product MSVISQVLLKADDELRYPTTGELQTISDFFQTGEQRLRIATTLAENEKRIVEQASKQLWQKRPDFISPGGNAYGQKQRALCLRDYGWYMRLITYGILAGDKDPIERTGIIGVREMYNSLGVPMTGMAEAMRCLKDASLALLSTEDAEVAAPYFDYIIQEMS; this is encoded by the coding sequence ATGAGTGTCATTAGTCAGGTTCTTCTTAAAGCGGACGATGAATTGCGCTACCCCACCACGGGCGAACTCCAGACGATTAGTGACTTTTTCCAAACGGGTGAGCAACGCCTCCGCATTGCCACGACTCTGGCCGAAAATGAGAAACGCATTGTAGAGCAAGCCAGCAAGCAACTGTGGCAGAAGCGGCCTGACTTTATCTCACCGGGGGGCAACGCCTACGGCCAGAAACAGCGTGCCCTGTGTCTGCGGGACTATGGCTGGTATATGCGCCTGATTACCTATGGCATCCTCGCTGGTGACAAAGATCCCATTGAGCGCACGGGTATTATTGGGGTACGGGAAATGTATAACTCCCTGGGTGTGCCGATGACAGGGATGGCAGAAGCCATGCGTTGCCTCAAGGACGCCTCCTTGGCCCTGTTGAGCACTGAAGATGCTGAAGTGGCAGCGCCCTACTTTGACTACATTATTCAAGAAATGTCCTAG
- a CDS encoding 2Fe-2S iron-sulfur cluster-binding protein encodes MIRVTFLPDQVSVEAAAGEGWLSVAARAGVEIPTGCRMGSCGACTLELEDGEEIRACIATIAGDRAAAALDDCPHITAYVFRDPTW; translated from the coding sequence ATGATTAGAGTAACGTTTCTGCCGGATCAGGTGTCTGTGGAAGCGGCAGCGGGTGAAGGTTGGCTGAGCGTGGCAGCGCGCGCGGGGGTAGAGATTCCCACGGGTTGTCGCATGGGCAGTTGCGGTGCCTGTACCCTTGAACTGGAGGACGGCGAGGAAATTCGCGCCTGTATCGCCACGATTGCGGGCGATCGCGCCGCTGCAGCTTTAGACGACTGCCCCCACATTACAGCTTATGTTTTTCGGGATCCCACCTGGTGA
- a CDS encoding chorismate lyase, which produces MTVSLLPSTCSTPWYALEPLWQGDAAAIAQGLPHDLLAPAWQILILGDGSPTRHLQLLTGETTEVDVIDMSPIGHAGDRAPAQLQLIPGPRLRRQVWLRTASGQRLAYATSWWEAAHVDEYLQNRAMPIWTNLAQRKVELYRDIQAVYLGHSETLAAAFGEPGPFWGRHYLFWHERRPITLIYEVFSPYLCRYLGPMGSTASWANSDPTLA; this is translated from the coding sequence TTGACTGTTTCGCTGTTGCCCTCCACCTGCTCAACCCCTTGGTATGCCCTTGAGCCCCTTTGGCAGGGGGATGCAGCGGCGATCGCCCAAGGCTTGCCCCATGATCTTTTAGCGCCGGCGTGGCAAATCCTGATTCTTGGGGATGGTTCGCCGACTCGTCATCTGCAACTGCTGACCGGCGAAACCACGGAAGTGGATGTGATTGATATGTCGCCGATTGGGCATGCGGGCGATCGCGCCCCGGCGCAACTGCAACTGATTCCCGGCCCACGGCTACGGCGGCAAGTGTGGCTGCGAACAGCGTCGGGTCAACGCTTGGCCTATGCCACCTCCTGGTGGGAAGCCGCCCACGTGGATGAGTATTTGCAAAACCGTGCCATGCCGATTTGGACAAACCTCGCCCAGCGCAAGGTGGAGCTTTATCGGGACATTCAGGCGGTGTATCTGGGCCACTCTGAAACGTTGGCGGCAGCCTTTGGGGAGCCAGGGCCTTTCTGGGGACGCCATTACCTCTTTTGGCACGAGCGCCGTCCCATTACCCTCATCTATGAAGTCTTTTCTCCCTACCTCTGCCGTTACCTTGGCCCGATGGGAAGTACAGCCTCTTGGGCAAATTCAGACCCAACATTAGCCTAA
- the serS gene encoding serine--tRNA ligase: MIDLKQLRENPQAFGDRLRRRGGDFDLDRILELDAQQRQLEQQRSRLQARSNEIGALVGKKIKSGVAPTDPEIQALKAEANDLKQQLSDLEPQERELKEELERLLLTIPNPPSETTPIGRDETDNVEVRRWGEEYKPTYPCQPHWDIGTQLGLWDVERSVKVAQSRFVTLLGMGAALERALIQFMLDSHRERGYVEVLPPLLVNSASLTGTGQLPKFAEESFRCADDDLWLIPTAEVPVTNLYRDEILAADQLPIYHCAYTPCFRREAGSYGKDTRGLIRLHQFNKVELVKFVHPETSAAEHEALVADAEFILQALKLPYRVIELCTGDLGFGAMKCYDLEVWLPAAGCYREISSCSNFGDFQARRAKIRFKGAKQKGTQFVHTLNGSGLAVGRTMAAILENYQQPDGTVRVPEVLQPYLKCSHLGGATS, encoded by the coding sequence GTGATTGATCTCAAACAACTGCGAGAAAATCCCCAAGCCTTTGGCGATCGCCTGCGGCGGCGCGGCGGTGACTTTGACCTCGACCGCATTTTAGAATTGGATGCCCAGCAGCGACAGCTTGAGCAACAGCGATCGCGCCTCCAAGCCCGCAGTAATGAAATTGGTGCCCTCGTCGGCAAAAAGATCAAATCTGGCGTTGCCCCCACTGACCCCGAAATTCAAGCCCTCAAAGCCGAGGCCAACGATCTCAAGCAGCAACTCAGTGATCTGGAGCCCCAGGAGCGGGAACTCAAAGAAGAATTGGAGCGCCTGCTGCTGACGATTCCCAACCCCCCCAGTGAGACTACCCCCATTGGCCGTGATGAAACCGACAACGTTGAGGTGCGGCGGTGGGGGGAGGAGTACAAACCCACCTACCCTTGCCAGCCCCACTGGGACATTGGGACGCAATTGGGACTCTGGGATGTGGAGCGATCGGTCAAAGTGGCTCAAAGTCGTTTTGTTACCCTATTGGGCATGGGGGCTGCCCTGGAGCGGGCCTTGATCCAATTCATGCTCGATAGCCACCGCGAACGCGGCTATGTGGAGGTCTTGCCGCCTTTACTGGTCAATAGTGCCTCGCTGACGGGAACGGGGCAGTTACCGAAGTTTGCTGAGGAGAGTTTTCGCTGTGCCGATGACGATCTCTGGCTCATTCCGACAGCGGAAGTACCCGTGACAAATCTCTACCGCGATGAAATTTTAGCCGCCGATCAACTCCCCATTTACCACTGTGCCTATACCCCCTGTTTTCGCCGCGAAGCGGGCAGCTACGGCAAGGATACACGGGGCCTGATTCGCCTACACCAATTTAACAAGGTGGAATTAGTGAAGTTTGTTCACCCGGAAACCTCTGCTGCTGAACATGAAGCCCTGGTGGCGGATGCCGAGTTCATTCTCCAAGCCCTGAAGCTGCCCTATCGCGTGATTGAGCTGTGTACTGGGGATTTGGGGTTTGGTGCTATGAAGTGCTACGACCTGGAGGTGTGGCTCCCCGCTGCGGGTTGCTACCGCGAAATTTCCAGTTGCTCCAACTTTGGTGATTTTCAGGCGCGGCGAGCCAAGATTCGCTTCAAAGGGGCTAAGCAAAAGGGAACCCAGTTTGTCCACACCCTCAATGGCTCTGGCCTAGCTGTTGGACGAACCATGGCGGCCATTCTCGAAAACTACCAACAACCCGATGGGACGGTGCGGGTACCGGAGGTGCTGCAACCCTATCTGAAGTGCAGCCACCTGGGCGGAGCAACATCGTGA
- the murF gene encoding UDP-N-acetylmuramoyl-tripeptide--D-alanyl-D-alanine ligase — protein sequence MRTTLGAIAQALGLDTTPPDLPITGICTDSRQVAAGNLFVALRGETFDGHQFVDQAAAAGAIALLVEAPVSSPLPQLRVSDTLGAYQRLGQWWRQQCPAKVIAVTGSVGKTTTKEMIAAVLSHYGSVLKTEANFNNEIGVPKTLLQLEPHHQFAVIEMGMRARGEIALLSQIAQPDVAVITNVGTAHIGRLGSREAIAQAKCELLAEMPPGGTAVLNADSPLLLPTAVQVWSGRTLTYGLAGGALRGIYQPPQTLHVGGRSYTVPLAGAHHALNFLAALGVLQALDLASDRLPLQLTLDLPSGRGGRYRLEPDILLLDETYNAGLESMVAALHLLRSLPGQRHLAVLGPMRELGAFSLSFHEQVGATVAQLDLDGLLILDQGEEGAALAQGAGRIPTQQFGSHEELVEYLLRELQAGDRLLFKASHAVALDRVITALRQRWPKLQSG from the coding sequence GTGAGGACCACCCTAGGGGCGATCGCCCAAGCTTTGGGGTTAGACACGACGCCTCCAGATCTGCCCATCACAGGAATTTGCACCGATTCTCGCCAAGTCGCCGCCGGCAACCTGTTTGTCGCCCTGCGGGGGGAAACCTTTGATGGCCATCAATTTGTCGATCAGGCAGCGGCCGCTGGCGCGATCGCCCTCCTGGTCGAGGCCCCTGTCTCCTCCCCGCTTCCCCAACTGCGGGTGAGCGATACTCTAGGGGCCTATCAACGCTTGGGGCAGTGGTGGCGGCAGCAATGCCCAGCCAAAGTCATTGCCGTCACGGGCTCCGTGGGCAAAACCACCACCAAGGAAATGATTGCCGCTGTCCTCAGTCACTATGGCAGCGTCCTCAAAACCGAAGCCAACTTCAACAACGAGATTGGCGTCCCCAAAACCCTTTTACAACTGGAACCCCACCACCAATTTGCCGTGATTGAAATGGGGATGCGTGCTCGCGGGGAAATTGCCCTGTTGAGCCAGATTGCCCAACCGGATGTGGCGGTGATTACCAACGTTGGGACTGCCCATATTGGCCGCCTTGGTTCGCGGGAAGCCATTGCCCAAGCCAAATGCGAACTTCTTGCTGAAATGCCCCCAGGGGGAACAGCGGTGCTCAATGCCGATAGTCCCCTACTTTTGCCGACAGCGGTGCAGGTTTGGTCGGGGCGCACCCTCACCTATGGCCTGGCGGGGGGCGCCCTACGGGGAATCTACCAACCGCCCCAAACCCTCCATGTGGGCGGACGCAGCTACACCGTTCCCCTGGCAGGGGCACACCATGCCCTGAACTTTCTGGCTGCCCTTGGGGTGCTGCAAGCCTTGGACCTAGCGAGCGATCGCCTGCCTTTACAGTTGACCCTAGACTTGCCCAGTGGGCGCGGTGGTCGCTATCGCCTTGAACCAGATATTCTGCTCCTAGATGAAACCTACAATGCCGGTTTGGAATCTATGGTGGCGGCCTTGCACCTGTTGCGATCGCTGCCTGGTCAGCGACATCTGGCGGTTCTTGGCCCGATGCGGGAATTAGGCGCCTTTTCTCTCTCCTTCCATGAGCAGGTGGGGGCAACTGTTGCCCAATTGGACCTCGATGGCCTCTTAATCCTCGATCAAGGTGAGGAAGGGGCAGCCCTTGCGCAGGGAGCAGGGCGGATTCCCACTCAACAATTTGGTTCCCATGAAGAATTGGTGGAGTATCTATTGCGGGAGTTGCAAGCGGGCGATCGCCTCCTCTTTAAGGCCTCCCATGCCGTTGCCCTTGATCGAGTGATCACGGCACTGCGGCAGCGCTGGCCAAAACTTCAGTCGGGTTGA
- a CDS encoding Mo-dependent nitrogenase C-terminal domain-containing protein, whose amino-acid sequence MATTAASTLELTPEQTALWIKGLLSIACADGHFDPEEKQLIASLIQEEIAPEIDTDHFAPVTDAELVAAFGGDRALAENFVRTAVMVALANGIYSQSEDAELQRFCRALGLEIDALESLKHTLDGQHGSNEQTLRLLDPVRHWLDGLEIKDAKVARFLCRLIPAQCPFERDITLFGRKIVHIPPLCKLNPLYDQLVGLRFRALTYLADECGEDITPYC is encoded by the coding sequence ATGGCAACCACCGCAGCATCTACCCTTGAACTCACACCGGAACAAACGGCCCTTTGGATCAAGGGGCTTTTGAGCATTGCCTGCGCCGATGGTCATTTTGATCCAGAAGAGAAGCAACTGATTGCAAGCCTAATTCAAGAGGAAATCGCTCCGGAAATTGACACTGATCACTTTGCCCCCGTCACCGATGCAGAACTGGTGGCAGCCTTTGGGGGCGATCGCGCCCTTGCCGAAAATTTTGTGCGTACCGCCGTAATGGTGGCGCTTGCCAATGGCATTTACTCCCAATCAGAGGATGCCGAACTGCAACGCTTCTGCCGCGCCTTAGGACTAGAAATTGATGCCCTAGAGTCCCTAAAACATACCCTTGATGGTCAGCACGGGAGCAATGAACAAACCCTGCGCCTCCTGGATCCGGTGCGCCATTGGCTGGATGGTTTAGAGATCAAAGATGCCAAGGTCGCTCGCTTTCTCTGCCGCCTGATTCCCGCCCAATGCCCCTTTGAGCGCGACATTACCCTCTTTGGTCGCAAGATTGTCCATATTCCCCCCCTCTGTAAACTCAATCCCCTTTATGATCAACTAGTGGGGTTGCGCTTCCGCGCGCTCACCTATTTAGCGGATGAGTGTGGTGAAGACATTACCCCCTACTGTTAG
- a CDS encoding aspartate carbamoyltransferase catalytic subunit, with protein MTPTLTPPLQWQRRHVLSLQDFTLAELDIVLQTALSFQDVLNRRTKKVPTLQARVVANLFFESSTRTRNSFELAAKRLSADILNFSPGTSALNKGETILDTAKTLWAMGAEFMVIRHQQSGVPHTIAAEMDRLGGQVAVLNAGDGLHEHPSQALLDLFTLCQLYDPRQPRCALLQGKKIAIVGDIRHSRVARSNLYSLKTAGADVHLAGPPTLLPPEFADYGATLHWTLEPALTDADIVMTLRLQRERMDQHLIPSLREYHQHFGITHERLRLCRPDVRVLHPGPVNRGVELSSALLDDPQFSLVNQQVSSGVAVRMALLYLMGTYHGVKP; from the coding sequence ATGACCCCTACCCTCACTCCACCTCTGCAATGGCAGCGTCGCCACGTCCTCTCCCTCCAAGACTTTACACTGGCAGAGCTAGATATTGTTTTGCAAACAGCACTGAGCTTTCAGGACGTCCTGAATCGTCGCACCAAAAAAGTTCCCACCCTCCAAGCGCGGGTTGTGGCCAATCTCTTCTTTGAAAGCTCGACGCGCACTCGCAATAGCTTTGAGCTGGCGGCCAAACGTCTTTCTGCGGATATTCTCAACTTTTCTCCCGGCACCTCAGCCCTCAACAAAGGGGAAACCATCCTGGATACCGCTAAGACCCTGTGGGCGATGGGGGCAGAGTTCATGGTGATTCGCCATCAGCAGTCGGGGGTACCCCATACGATTGCTGCGGAAATGGATCGCCTTGGCGGCCAAGTGGCGGTTCTCAATGCCGGCGATGGCCTGCACGAGCATCCCTCCCAAGCGCTCCTTGATCTGTTTACCCTCTGCCAACTCTACGATCCGCGTCAGCCCCGCTGCGCCCTGTTGCAGGGGAAGAAAATTGCCATTGTTGGCGATATTCGTCATTCCCGCGTGGCGCGATCGAACCTCTATAGCCTCAAGACCGCTGGGGCCGATGTTCACTTGGCAGGGCCGCCCACCCTTTTGCCGCCAGAATTTGCAGACTATGGGGCAACCCTCCACTGGACACTGGAACCCGCCCTAACCGATGCCGATATTGTCATGACCCTGCGCCTGCAACGGGAACGCATGGATCAGCACTTAATTCCCAGTTTGCGGGAATACCATCAGCACTTTGGCATTACCCATGAGCGGCTGCGCCTGTGCCGACCCGATGTGCGAGTGTTGCATCCGGGACCTGTGAATCGCGGTGTGGAATTGAGTTCGGCCTTGCTGGATGATCCCCAGTTCAGCTTAGTGAATCAGCAGGTAAGCAGTGGGGTGGCAGTGCGGATGGCATTACTGTATTTGATGGGAACGTACCACGGAGTCAAGCCATGA
- a CDS encoding phytoene synthase, with the protein MLQLPRAEYVPPLISLDEAYELCRQVTATYAKTFYLGTLLMPLAKRRAIWAIYVWCRRTDELVDGPQAATTTIATLDEWEARLEDIFAGRPHDGMDLALAATLEHYPLDIQPFRDMIAGQRMDLHRNRYETFAELELYCYRVAGTVGLMSLGVMGGDPYSDRLCAPWVDPYQAKGTLNDQAIALGIANQLTNILRDVGEDMRRGRIYLPLEDLAAFGYTEEDLQRGVIDDRWRALMRFQIQRARQFYREAEVGIAYLERDARWPVWSALMLYRQILDVIEANDYDVFNRRAFVSDWRKLLFIPISWFKASF; encoded by the coding sequence ATGCTGCAACTGCCTAGAGCCGAGTACGTCCCTCCCCTGATTTCCCTCGACGAAGCCTATGAGTTGTGTCGTCAGGTCACTGCCACCTACGCCAAGACGTTTTACCTCGGCACACTGTTGATGCCCCTGGCCAAGCGCCGCGCCATTTGGGCGATTTACGTTTGGTGTCGGCGCACCGATGAACTGGTGGATGGCCCGCAGGCAGCAACAACAACAATCGCTACCCTCGATGAGTGGGAAGCCCGCCTTGAAGACATTTTTGCCGGTCGCCCCCACGATGGTATGGACTTGGCCTTGGCGGCAACGCTGGAACACTATCCCCTCGACATCCAACCCTTTCGGGACATGATTGCTGGGCAGCGGATGGACTTGCACCGCAATCGCTATGAAACCTTTGCCGAGTTGGAACTCTATTGCTATCGCGTGGCTGGTACCGTTGGCTTAATGTCCCTTGGGGTGATGGGGGGAGACCCCTATAGCGATCGCCTCTGTGCCCCTTGGGTGGATCCCTATCAGGCCAAAGGTACCCTCAACGATCAGGCCATTGCCCTTGGCATTGCCAATCAACTCACGAATATCCTGCGGGATGTCGGCGAAGATATGCGGCGGGGGCGTATCTATCTGCCCCTAGAGGACTTGGCTGCCTTTGGCTACACCGAAGAAGACCTACAGCGCGGCGTCATTGACGATCGCTGGCGGGCACTAATGCGCTTTCAAATTCAGCGGGCACGGCAATTTTATCGAGAAGCAGAAGTGGGGATTGCCTACCTTGAGCGGGATGCCCGTTGGCCTGTGTGGTCAGCGCTGATGCTCTATCGCCAGATTCTTGATGTCATTGAAGCTAACGATTACGATGTCTTTAATCGGCGCGCCTTTGTTTCTGACTGGCGCAAACTGCTTTTTATTCCCATTTCTTGGTTCAAGGCCAGCTTCTAG